The stretch of DNA ATAGGCGAAAAGAGGACATGTCACATATACTATCTTGAGATAGGCGACAAGAGGACATGTCACATATACTACCTTGAGATAGGTGAAAAGAGGACATGTCACATATACTACCTTGAGATAGGCGAAAAGAGGACATGTCAAATATACTACCTTGAGATAAGCGAAAAGAGGACATGTCACATATACTACCTTGAGATAGGCGAAAAGAGGACATGTCACATATACTACCTTGAGATAGGCGAAAAGAGGTTCTTCATTCAACCCATTGACCTCGATCTTGCCAAACACAGGGAACTTGGGGACAAACCCCCCACCTGGCCTTACATACTTGAGAAGGTTGAGGGTTTCATGATTTACCTCTGAAGgaagaaacaacaacaaatgcAACAGACCAGTGAGCTTATTAGTTCTGAAACAGAGGCATTTATAGAAAACAGACTGGTCTCATCATTACGCATGACAAACAAGCATactatttaacttggcaagtcatttgagaacagattcttatttacaatgacggcctacccctaaccaggacgacaaTGGGCTAATTGTTCGCCACCctctgggactcccaatcacaactggttgtgataaagcctggaattgaaccaggctTTAGTGAGTCTGtagtgagatgcagtgctttaggctgctgcgccactcagaagCCCACACATGAGCGTTTTGAAACATAGCATTACTCCTAGAGACAAAGTAGGCCTGTGAGTTACAACAGATCAAAAACCTTTATTGTTATTTCAAAAAGACTCTCTTACCAGGTGCCTGGAGACCAAACTGATTGCAGGGGAATCCCAGGACAGTGAAGTTGAGGTCACCAAACATTTCCATGAGTGCATTCATTCTGTGGTACTGTTAGATGACACATACAATTAGAACACCACCTCA from Oncorhynchus masou masou isolate Uvic2021 unplaced genomic scaffold, UVic_Omas_1.1 unplaced_scaffold_1852, whole genome shotgun sequence encodes:
- the LOC135532450 gene encoding glutathione peroxidase 6-like, whose protein sequence is MNALMEMFGDLNFTVLGFPCNQFGLQAPEVNHETLNLLKYVRPGGGFVPKFPVFGKIEVNGLNEEPLFAYLKESLPYVNPVIGDIKKFYWSPIKVNDIRWNFEKFLIDSDGTPFRRYELHGPTEKVEKDIAGLL